CTCAGGCTACTTCTTACACTAAGTTTGATGGAACGATTGAGATCTCTACCAAAGTAAATTATAAATCTCTACAGAACGTGAGAGGGACTATTTCCCTTCCTCACGGAACCGGTAAACTGGTTCGAGTCCTTGTTTTCTGCAAAGGAGACAAACAGAACGACGCGAAGAATGCGGGAGCTGAATTCGTGGGCGATATCGACTTGATCGAGAAAGTAGCCGGTGGTTGGACCGATTTCGATGCTTGCGTCGCTACTCCTGACATGATGAAGGAAGTAGGTAAGCTCGGACCGATCTTAGGACGCAAAGGTTTAATGCCTAAGCCTAAGGCCGGAACCGTTACCAATGACGTAGCGAAAGCGGTTGCAGAGTTAAAATCAGGACGTATCGAATATCGCCCAGATAAAGGCGGTGTCGTGCATCTTGGAGTGGGCAAGGTCAGTTTCGATCAAACCAAACTCGTGGAAAACATTCGCACAGTAGTTCAAACTCTTCTCCGGGACAAACCTTCGGATGCTAAGGGTGATTATCTGAAAACTTTCTCCGTGTCTCCTACTATGGGTGCCGGTGTGAAAGTAGACGTTAAGGAACTGGTCAACACGTCCCTCTAAGGGCCGTAGTAGACGGGAGTAGGAACAATGCCCAGCCAGGAAAAATTTGAAGCAGTAGCCGATCTTAAAGGCAGATTAGAAAAACGTAGCGACTTCATCCTAGCCAGCTACAGCGGACTCACGGTGGCTGAAATCACCGACCTTCGTGCGAAACTTCGCAAAGAAGGGTCCGAGATGAAAGTGATCAAGAACAATCTCTTTCTTCTCGCACTTAAGGAATCCGAGAAGCATAAGGATAAGAACATCGCTTTTGGTCCCGAATATCAGGGAACTTTAGCGGCAATTTTCGCAGACTCGAACCTTCCCGCTGCAGCGAAGATCCTGAAAGAGTATGCTAAGACGAATAAGAACCTTATTCTGAAAGCAGGATACTTAGACGGATCCGTCCTGAACGGAGAAGGAGTGGAAGCAATCGCAGGTCTTCCGTCAAGAGAGCAACTCTTGGCTCAGATCGCAGGCGGTATCAACGGTCCAGCAAGAAGCATCGCTTCCGGTATGAACCAAATTATCGCAGGACTTGCAAGAGCTATCCAAGCTGTCGCAGAAAAGAACAATCAGTAGAACCAATTTTAGTAAGTAGTTTAAAGGACCAAACGGAATCAAGGAGCACAAAATGTCTACCACTGAAGCGTTATTAGAGCAACTCGGCAAACTTACCCTCGTGGAAGCAGCTGACCTAGTCAAAAAAATGGAGGAGAAGTTCGGAATTTCCGCAGCGGCTCCAGTAGCAGTTGCAGCTGCGGCACCAGCAGCTGGCGGAGCGGCAGCAGCGGATGAGCCTGCATCCTTCAACGTAATCTTGAAAGGCTTCGGAGACAAGAAAATCGAAGTTATTAAGGTTGTTCGCGAGATCACCGGTCTTGGCTTGAAAGAAGCTAAAGACTTAGTTGAAGCTGGCGGAAAATCCGTTAAAGAAGGCGTTGCGAAAGCAGAAGCTGACGATCTTAAAAAGAAATTAGAAGCTGTCGGCGCTCAAATCGAACTTAAGGCAGTCTAATCAGGAGCCGAGGCTTTGTCTCCTCGATATCTGATTACAATCCTTTCACTCAGGCAGGGAGGCCAGCGGACTTCCTTGCCTAATTGTATTTTCTCCGCTCGCGTAATTATTTTCCACAACCCTAGGGGGCAACACGAATGTACGGTCAAGTAGAGAGAAAACGGGTAAACTTCGGTAAGATCACCAATCTGGATTACCTTCCTAACTTGATTCAGATTCAGAAGAAGTCCTTCGATTGGTTTCTTCAATCTGAAGTTAAGGACCCCACTAAAAGAAAGAACCAAGGCTTAGAAGCGGTTTTCAGGGAAACATTCCCGATCGAGAGCCCAAACAACGACATGGTGATGGAATACAGCCACTATGTTTTGGGAGAGGCTAAGAAAAACCCGCAAGAGTGCAAAGATACCGATGCAACCTTCGCGCTTCCTTTAAAAGCAGTTATTCGACTCATTATCAAAGAAACCGGTGAGATCCGTGAGCAGGTCGTTTATATGGGCGACCTTCCTGTGATGACCGAGCAGGGGACTTTTATCATCAACGGAGCAGAGCGCGTAGTTGTTTCTCAGCTCCACCGTTCTCCTGGTATCTTCTTCTCCTATGATGAAGAGAGAGATACTTATTCTGCCAGAGTGATTCCGTATCGTGGATCCTGGTTGGAATTCGAGATGGACAATAAAGGGATTCTGGTTGCGAAGATCGACCGTAAGAAAAAATTCCCTGCTACTCTTCTTGTTAAGTCCTTAGGACACGGAACTAACGAAGAAGTTCTTCGTCTTTTCTACAAATCTTCCAAATCAAAAATCGGCGGAGCTTCTTCTAAAGAACTCAAGAGATTGATCGGACGCAGAGTGATCGCGGACGTGATCAATATGGAAACCGGAGAGGTAATGCTCGATGCCGGTTCCAGGATCAACGAAGACAATATTTCCATCTTGAAAGAGATGAAAGTGAAGGAAGTAGAACTGGTAGAGTATCCTCGTGATAAGGATAATCCTGTTCTGGTCAATTGCTTGGAGAAAGACGGCGTCAACGATTACGAAGACGCAGTTTTGAAATTCCACGGCATTATGCGCCAAGGCGAGCCTTCTACTATTGAGAACGCAGAAGCGGAATTGAATCGCCTTTTCTTCTCTCCTAAGACTTTCGATTTAGGTGATGTTGGTCGTTATAAGATCAATAGCAAATTCGAGTTCAATAACCCGAAAGAATTCTCTAGTGCGAAAGAAAGAGTCTTAAGACCTGCAGATATCATCGAGACTGTACGTTACCTTCTCAATTTGATCTCTGAAACAGAGAACTATTATCCGGATGATATTGATCACTTAGGAAACCGTCGTATCCGTTCGGTTGGTGAGTTGATCGCAAACCAATTGAAAGTAGGCTTCACTCGTGTGGAGAGAGTCATCAAAGAAAGAATGACAGTACAAGAAGTGGGAACTCAAACCCCTCAACTTCTGATCTCCATCAAACCGATCACAGCGGTGATCAACGAGTTCTTCGGTTCCAGCCAATTGTCTCAGTTCATGGACCAGACCAACCCTCTGGCAGAGCTCACTCACAAACGTCGTCTGAACGCTCTCGGACCTGGAGGTCTTTCCAGAGATAGAGCAGGATTCGAAGTGCGTGACGTTCACTACAGCCACTACGGTCGTATGTGCCCGATCGAAACTCCTGAAGGTCCAAACATCGGACTCATTCTCTCCATGTCTTCTTATGCGAGAGTGAACGATTACGGATTCTTAGAGACTCCATATCGTACTGTTAAGAACAGCAGAGTCGGAAATCACATCGAATACCTAACTGCAGACAAAGAAGAATATCATTCTATCGCAGTATCTTCTTCTCCTGTGGATGAGAAGGGTGAGTTCAAAAGCAAACTGATCTCTACTCGTCATAGATCTGATTATCCTTTCCGTAGCCCGAACGAGATCCAGTACATGGACTTGACTCCTATGCAGGTAGTCTCCGTTTCTACTGCTCTCATTCCATTCTTGGAGCATGATGACGCGAACCGCGCACTCATGGGTTCCAACATGCAACGTCAGGCAGTTCCTCTTCTTCGCCAAGAGGCTCCTTATGTGGGAACTGGTATGGAAACTCGTGCCGCTTACGATTCCCGTATTTGCATCATCTCCAGACATGATGGTGTAGTAAAATACGTGGATGCGGAGAAGGTGATTATCGAGCGTAAGGGCGGAAAAGAATCCGACACTTACGATCTTACGAAATTCAAGAAGACCAACCAAGGTACTTGTTTCAACCAAACTCCTGTTGTAGGAGTAGTTCATTCCGAGATCGACGGAAGAGTGTCCAAGGTCAGCAAAGAGAAGATCGAAGTGACCGCAGACAATGGAAACGTAAGAGAATATTCTCTTGTTTCCGGCCTCAAACAATACCAGCCGATCGTGAATAACGGAGAAGAAGTTCGCAGAGGTTCTACTCTCGCAGGACAAATCGTTCTCGGTGAGAGAATGGACGAGAACGGAAATATCCTTCAGAAGGGTACGGTGCTCGCTGATGGTCCTGCTGTGGACAACGGAACTCTCGCACTCGGACGTAACGTTCTCGTGGCTTTCATGCCTTGGGAAGGTTACAACTTCGAGGATGCGATCCTAATCTCCGAAAAAGTAGTCAAAGACGATATCTTCTCTTCTATTCACATCGAAGAGTTCGAGATCCAAGCTCGTGAAACCAAATTGGGACAAGAGCAGATCACTCGAGATATTCCGAACCTTTCTGACAAAGCGTTCAGAGACCTGGACGAAACCGGTGTGATCCGTGTTGGTGCCGAAGTGAAACCGGGAGACATCCTGGTGGGAATGGTAACTCCGAAGGGAGAAACTGACCTGACTCCGGAATACAAACTTCTTCATTCCATCTTCGGAGAGAAGGCGAAAGAAGTAAGAGATTCTTCTCTTCGTATGCCGAACGGATTCGAAGGAACCGTAATCGATATCAAACGCTTCTCTCGTGAAAGAGGCGACGAACTTCCTGCGGGCGTTGAAGAAATGGTAAAAGTCTTCGTAGCTCGTAAGCGTAAGCTTCTGGTCGGAGATAAAATGGCGGGACGCCACGGTAACAAAGGTGTCGTCGCTCGTATCATGGCAGAAGAAGACATGCCTTACATGGAAGACGGTACTCCGATGGATATCGTTCTGAACCCGTTAGGCGTTCCTTCTCGTATGAACCTGGGACAGATCTTCGAAACTCAGCTGGGACTTGCTGCAAGCAAACTTGGTATCAATTTCGAAACTCCGGTCTTCGACGGAGCAACCGAAGCAGATGTTGAGAAGTATTGCAAAGAAGCAAACCTTCCACTCAGCTCTAAATTCAAATTATACGACGGACGTACCGGATTACCTTTCATGAACGAGGTATTCTGCGGTTACATCTACATGTTGAAACTCGCTCACTTGGTGGACGACAAGATCCACGCTCGTTCTACCGGACCTTACTCCTTGGTTACTCAACAACCTCTGGGAGGAAAGGCTCAATTCGGTGGTCAGCGTTTGGGAGAGATGGAGGTCTGGGCTCTCGAAGCTTATGGCGCTTCTCATACTCTTCAGGAACTTCTTACCATCAAGTCGGATGACATGTTGGGAAGAGCTAGAATTTATGAAGCCATCGTTAAAGGGATCCATTCCATTAAACCTGGAATTCCGGAATCCTTCAACGTATTGGTGCAGGAACTCAGGGGACTTGCCCTGGATATCGTCATCACCGACTCGGAAGGTAACAGCGTTGATATCTCCGACTACGAGGATGAATATTCCAAGAGCAAGAAGAAGATTAAATTCGAGACAATCGAAAACGCCTAAGGGAAAGGTAGCATGAGATCCAATAACGACTTCGAATCAATCACAATCAGACTGGCATCTCCAGAAAGGATCAAGGAATGGTCTTACGGAGAGGTTAAAAAGCCGGAAACGATCAACTACCGTACTCTAAAACCGGAAAGAGACGGTCTCTTCTGCGAGAAAATTTTCGGAACCACAAAGGACTGGGAATGCTACTGCGGTAAGTTCAAGTCCATCCGATACAAGGGCGTGGTTTGCGACAAATGCGGTGTAGAGGTAACTCACTCCAAAGTTCGTCGTGAGCGTATGGGTCATATAGAACTCGCAGCTCCTGTTTCTCATATCTGGTACTATCGTTCCGTTCCTTCCAGAATGGGACTTCTCTTGGACATGACCATCAATCAGCTCAAGAGCGTTCTTTACTTCGAGAAATATGTGATCATCGATCCGGCTGATACCGGAAGAAACCGCGGCGAGCTTATCGACGAAGAAGAATACCACGCATACCTAGACGAATACGGCGACAAATTCGTAGCTGGTATCGGCGCAGATGCGATTAAAGAACTTCTCTCTCGTATCGATGTGGATGCAGAAGCTCGTATCATTCGTCAGAAAATCCAAGAGAAAGAAAAAATCTCCGATAAAAGAATCCTGAAGCGTCTCGAAGTTCTCGAGGCATTCCGTGATTCAGGAAACCGTCCAGAGTGGATGGTATTGGATGTAGTTCCGGTCATTCCTCCTGAACTTCGCCCAATGGTTCAGTTGGAAGGTGGACGTTTTGCTACTTCCGACTTGAATGACCTTTATCGCCGAGTCATCAACCGTAATAACCGTTTGAAACGTCTTCTCGCGTTAAAAGCTCCTGAGATCATCGTTCGTAACGAAAAACGTATGCTCCAAGAAGCGGTTGACGCGTTATTCGATAATAGCCGCCGCAAACGTACCGTAAAAGGTAAAGGTAACAGACCTCTTAAATCCATTTCAGACATGCTGAAAGGAAAGCAGGGACGTTTCCGCCAAAACCTTCTTGGTAAGCGTGTGGACTACTCCGGTCGTTCCGTGATCGTAGTCGGTCCCGAGTTGAAATACCACGAGATGGGTCTTCCTAAGAAGATGGCTCTCGAACTATTTAAACCTTTTATAATGAAGCGTTTGGTGGATCTGGACTTGGCTCCTAACATCAAATCCGCTAAGAAGAAAGTAGAAGCAGAAGAAAAAGAAGTCTTCGACGTTCTTGAAACAGTAGTGAAAGAGCATCCGGTCATGTTGAACCGTGCTCCGACCCTTCACCGTTTAGGGATCCAAGCCTTCTTGCCAGTATTGGTAGAAGGTAAAGCGATCAAGCTTCACCCTCTCGTTTGTCACGCATTCAACGCGGACTTTGACGGTGACCAGATGGCGATCCACGTTCCACTGACTCCTAAAGCTCAGTTGGAAGTATGGATGCTCATGCTTTCTCCTCACAATATCTTAAACCCTGCGAACGGTCACCCGATCTGCGGGCCTACTCAGGATATCGTATTAGGAATTTATTATCTAACTTCTGAGCTTCCTACCGAGCCTGGAGTTCCTCTTAAGTCTTTCGCGAACCTGGACGAGGTTACTTACGCGATCGATAGAGGAGTGATCGAGTATAGAACTAAGATCTCCGTACTTCACCAAGGTAAGATCCTGGAAACAACTGCGGGCCGTTTGATCTTCAATACTGTCCTGCCGGAAGGATATCCTTATGTGAACCGTGCTCTCTCTGACAAAGAGACGAACAGGATCATTGCGGAAGTTTATGAGAAATACGGACCGGCTCAAACCGTTCTGATGCTAGACGATATCAAGAAATTAGGATACCGTTACGCTACCATCTTTAGCCCGACTATCTCCATCGAAGATATTCGCGTATCTCCGGGTAAAGTCACTCTTGTTGGCGATGCTAACAAAGAAGTAGAAAGAGCCGATGGAGAGTATCGCAAAGGTATTATCACCAACGAAGAACGTAAGAAGAAGGTGATCGAGATCTGGACTAAGACCAACGACCTCATCACTGATTCCATGTTCAAGGAATTGGAAAAAGACAAGGGTGGATATAACCCTGTCTTCATCATGGCCGCTTCCGGCGCCCGCGGATCTAAACAACAGATCCGTCAGTTGGCAGGGATGCGTGGTCTGATGGCGAAACCATCCGGAGAGATTATCGAACTTGCAATTCGTTCGAACTTCCGCGAAGGATTGAGCGTTCTTGAATTCTTCATCTCCACTCACGGTGCTCGTAAGGGTCTTGCGGATACCGCCTTGAAAACTGCGGACGCAGGTTACCTAACCCGTCGTTTAGTGGATATTTCCCAAGACGTTATCGTTTCTGAAGAAGATTGCGGTACCGAAGAGCATATTACTCTCGGAACCGTGAAAGAAGGAGAGAACGTTATCGTTTCTCTTTCTGATCGAGTATTCGGACGTTATACCGCTGAGGACATCATCGACCCTGTTTCTGAGAACGTAGTGTATCCGAAAGGAACTCTGGTTACTCGCGAAGTAGGACAAAAACTGGAGAACCTTGGTTATGAAAAAATCAAAGTTCGTTCTCCTCTGACTTGCGAATCCCGTTGGGGAATTTGCATTAAGTGCTACGGTATGGACATGGCTCGTCTGACTCCTGCGGAGATCGGAGAAGCTGTGGGAACTATCGCAGCTCAGTCCATCGGTCAGCCAGGAACTCAGTTAACAATGAGAACCTTCCACATCGGTGGTGCCGCTTCTGCAAAAGTACAAGAGAAGGAACACAAAGTCGGATACCGCGCGGTAGTTAACGCGATCAACGGTAGAACTTTACAAACTTCTGATAGAGGTCTGATCTTCACTCGCCGTGGATCTATCGTGGTCCAAAGGTTGATCCAACAATTCAATTCTTCTGAACTGACCAACCTTCGTGTTGAGAACGGACAGAAAGTGGATAAGGGAGAGTTGGTTGCAACTCTTGCGTCTGGAGAGAACGTAACTTCCGAAGCACCAGGAACCATCAAGATCGCTGACGGTCTATTCAGGATCCTGGGAGAAGAAGCAGTTGTTCCAGTGAAAACTGCAACTTCCCTGAATGTGAAAGTTGCTCAGATCACCGAGGCGAACCAAGCTTTGGGAGAATTCGACCCGTTCAACGAGATCGGAGTTTCCGAGGTAGAAGGAACTGCTGCTTGGGTAGATCTGGAAGTCGGTAAGAACGTCCGACGCGACGAGGACGTAAAAACGTCTAACGTTAATTATAAAGTGATCGAACAACGTAGGGAGAAACTAATCCCAAGGATCGTAGTATCTTCTGGCGGAAGCAAAGAAGAATATCTTGTTCCTGTGGACGCGATCATTTCCGTTCAAAACGGAGACAAGGTGAAGGCTGGGGACATTCTGTTCAAGATCCCAACCGTAGCCGAGAAAACTCGAGACATTACCGGAGGTCTTCCTCGTGTGGATGAGCTCTTCGAGGCACGTCGCCCGAAAGATGCAACCACTCTGGCTGAAACCGATGGAAAGATCGAGGACAACGGAGAAATCGTAAAAGAAAAACGAGTTCTGTACATCGTTCCGGATAACGACGAACTAGAAAAAGTAAAAGTAACGATCCCAATCGGTAAACAATTACGTGTTCGTCATGGAGACTTCGTAAAACGCGGAGACCAGATGGACGACGGAAATCTAGATCCGCACGATATCTTGAGAGTAAAAGGTGTAACCGCTCTTCAAGTGTATCTGGTGCAAGAGGTCCAAGAGGTTTACAGACTCCAAGGGGTGCATATCAACGATAAGCACATCGAAGTTGTGGTTCGCCAAATGATGCGTAAGGTTTTGATCACCGATTCCGGGGACACTTCCTTCGTGAACCAACAACAAGTCGATCGCTTCGCTTTCTTGGAAGAGAACAAGAGAGTGGTAGCGGAAGGTGGATCCCCCGCTCAATGCGTTCCTATTCTTTTAGGTTTAACAAAAGCATCTTTGAACACGGAGTCGTTCTTCTCCGCCGCTTCCTTCCAGGAAACGACGAAGGTATTAACCGACGCTGCTATCAAAGGTAAAACGGATAACCTAATGGGACTTAAGGAAAATGTGATTATCGGTCACATGATTCCTGCGGGAACCGGAATGAGAAAATACCGCGACGTCGCGGTATTCAAAGAAACCTACGGGGATCTAGACCGTCCTCTGGAAGTGGAAGAAGAAGAAATTCCGATGGCCATACCGGAAGACAACGAGAATTAAAGGAAAGCTTTACAATAGAGCAGGTTGGGGAGAACTGGTAAAATAGGTCACCAACCTGCTAAAGAAAGAAGAAACTCATGCCTACAATTAGCCAACTTATACGACATGGCAGGAAGAAACAGGTAAACAAATCCAAATCTCCTGCGTTAAAAAGCAGTCCTCAAAGAAGAGGAGTATGCACAAAGGTGACCACGTTCACCCCGAAAAAACCGAACTCTGCTCTTAGAAAAGTTGCAAGGGTTCGTTTAACTACCGGTATCGAAGTTACTGCTTATATTCCGGGAGAGGGACATAACCTCCAAGAGCACAACGTGGTATTGATCCGCGGTGGAAGGGTAAAAGATTTACCAGGGGTTCGTTATCATATTATCCGCGGTACTTTGGATACTCTAGGTATCGATAAACGTCGTAAGAGTCGTTCTAAATATGGAACGAAAAAACCTAAGGCGTAAGGGAGATTAGGGATGTCTAGAAGAAGAGGAAAAGTAGAACCGCGTAAGATCCAAGCGGATTCAGTTTACGGAGACGTAAACATAGCTAAATTCATCAACTGCTTGATGTTGGATGGAAAAAAATCAGTAGCTGAGTCATTGTTTTACGATGCATTGGAACTGATCCAAAAGAAGACAGGCAATGATCCTTATGTAACTTTTACTGAGGCATTAGAAAATGTGAAGCCTCAAGTGGAAGTGAAATCTCGTCGTGTGGGTGGGGTGACTTACCAAGTTCCTATAGAAGTTCGTCCAGAAAGACGTCTTGCTTTGGGAATCAGATGGTTGATCCGTTATTCTAGAGATAGAAATGAAAAAGGCATGGCGAATAAGTTGGCTGCCGAATTCATCGAAGCTCAAAAAGGTACTGGAGCAGCAATTAAGAAGAAAGAAGATATCCGTAAAATGGCGGATGCTAACAAGGCATTCAGTCACTATCGCTGGTAATCAGCATCTTTTTTCAACCGTCTTGGATTTTATAAGACGGAATTGCGATGGAAGGGATTCGAAAGAATCCCTTTTTTATTTTATATATTCTTAATCCAAAGTATAGAGAGTAGTCGCGTTTATCCTTCCTCGAAGAACCGATCTACCAACCTTCTTTGCTGAAAATGTAGAAGAAAGTTCACCGAAAGTCTCTTCGGTAAATAGCAATGGCACCTTGGCTTTCTTTGTCAGCTTTTCCATTCTAGCGGCGACGTTTACCGTATCTCCTATGACCGTTGTATTCATTCTTGCTTCGGTTCCAACAGTTCCTAAGGCGACTGGTCCAGTATGAATCCCGATCCCTATGCGAATTTTATCATTCCCTTCTTTGGTAAATTCTTTATTAAATTGTTCTAACTCTTCTAACATTTCCTTTCCAGCACGGACAGCGTCTTCTCCATTATGGAAGAGAGCCATGAGCCCATCTCCGATGAACTTGTCTATGAATCCCGAATTCTTTGTTACTACAGGTTCCATATGAGCAATGTATCTGTTTAAGTTTCGAAAGATCTCAGCGGAAGAAAATTTTTCGGATATGGAAGTAAAGCCTCGGATGTCTGCGAACAATACTGTCAATTTAAGATTGGTCGCTTCTCCAGGATGAATCGAAGTTAAGTCGGTGGATTTTAATTCGTTTAGGAATTGAGATGGTACGAATTTGGAACTTGCCTCTAATAGAGAGCGAACCTTGTTCTGAGAAAAGACGAGTTCGGATATATCGCTGCGGATTCCTATATACTCTTTGTTGGTTCCGTCAGGGTTTTTTATCGGAATGATTGTTGTATTAACTATGTATTTGCTTCCGTCTTTAGCTCGATTCTCTACAACTCCTTTCCAGATTCTGCCTGCCTTGATCGTAGCCCACATATTTCGGAATGCTTCCTTGGGCATATCCGGATGTCTTACAATATTATGCGGTTGGCCGACTAATTCATCTCGATTGTATTTAGAGAGGCGGCAAAATTCATCGTTTGCATACGTGATCTTTCCATGCAAGTTTGTCATCGATACGATCGTACTTTTATCAATTGCGTCTTTGTACTGACTTAGAAGCTCCTTTAAATCTGTTTTCTCTATAAACTCTTGGGTTTCGGATTCGATTTCCTGTTCCATACAGTGGTCTACCTTCTACTTTAACCGTATTTAAAAGGCTCGCAAAACGTCAAGTAGGTTGGGCTAAGAAAGACTTTGATTAAAGTCTGTATAGTCGTGTTTGGTAATTTATTATTTCTTAATACATGAGCAAGGCGTATAAGGGAATTATTGCGAGAATGACACCCACATAAATCATATAACGACTGAAGTATTCAATGATCTGCAGATTTTTTTGGAAGACTGAAACCTAAAACACTGATATTATTAGGCCAAGGAGATCCGGGATGAGATTTGTCTGCGAGCTGAGTTGGGA
Above is a window of Leptospira semungkisensis DNA encoding:
- the rpoC gene encoding DNA-directed RNA polymerase subunit beta', producing the protein MRSNNDFESITIRLASPERIKEWSYGEVKKPETINYRTLKPERDGLFCEKIFGTTKDWECYCGKFKSIRYKGVVCDKCGVEVTHSKVRRERMGHIELAAPVSHIWYYRSVPSRMGLLLDMTINQLKSVLYFEKYVIIDPADTGRNRGELIDEEEYHAYLDEYGDKFVAGIGADAIKELLSRIDVDAEARIIRQKIQEKEKISDKRILKRLEVLEAFRDSGNRPEWMVLDVVPVIPPELRPMVQLEGGRFATSDLNDLYRRVINRNNRLKRLLALKAPEIIVRNEKRMLQEAVDALFDNSRRKRTVKGKGNRPLKSISDMLKGKQGRFRQNLLGKRVDYSGRSVIVVGPELKYHEMGLPKKMALELFKPFIMKRLVDLDLAPNIKSAKKKVEAEEKEVFDVLETVVKEHPVMLNRAPTLHRLGIQAFLPVLVEGKAIKLHPLVCHAFNADFDGDQMAIHVPLTPKAQLEVWMLMLSPHNILNPANGHPICGPTQDIVLGIYYLTSELPTEPGVPLKSFANLDEVTYAIDRGVIEYRTKISVLHQGKILETTAGRLIFNTVLPEGYPYVNRALSDKETNRIIAEVYEKYGPAQTVLMLDDIKKLGYRYATIFSPTISIEDIRVSPGKVTLVGDANKEVERADGEYRKGIITNEERKKKVIEIWTKTNDLITDSMFKELEKDKGGYNPVFIMAASGARGSKQQIRQLAGMRGLMAKPSGEIIELAIRSNFREGLSVLEFFISTHGARKGLADTALKTADAGYLTRRLVDISQDVIVSEEDCGTEEHITLGTVKEGENVIVSLSDRVFGRYTAEDIIDPVSENVVYPKGTLVTREVGQKLENLGYEKIKVRSPLTCESRWGICIKCYGMDMARLTPAEIGEAVGTIAAQSIGQPGTQLTMRTFHIGGAASAKVQEKEHKVGYRAVVNAINGRTLQTSDRGLIFTRRGSIVVQRLIQQFNSSELTNLRVENGQKVDKGELVATLASGENVTSEAPGTIKIADGLFRILGEEAVVPVKTATSLNVKVAQITEANQALGEFDPFNEIGVSEVEGTAAWVDLEVGKNVRRDEDVKTSNVNYKVIEQRREKLIPRIVVSSGGSKEEYLVPVDAIISVQNGDKVKAGDILFKIPTVAEKTRDITGGLPRVDELFEARRPKDATTLAETDGKIEDNGEIVKEKRVLYIVPDNDELEKVKVTIPIGKQLRVRHGDFVKRGDQMDDGNLDPHDILRVKGVTALQVYLVQEVQEVYRLQGVHINDKHIEVVVRQMMRKVLITDSGDTSFVNQQQVDRFAFLEENKRVVAEGGSPAQCVPILLGLTKASLNTESFFSAASFQETTKVLTDAAIKGKTDNLMGLKENVIIGHMIPAGTGMRKYRDVAVFKETYGDLDRPLEVEEEEIPMAIPEDNEN
- the rpsL gene encoding 30S ribosomal protein S12, which translates into the protein MPTISQLIRHGRKKQVNKSKSPALKSSPQRRGVCTKVTTFTPKKPNSALRKVARVRLTTGIEVTAYIPGEGHNLQEHNVVLIRGGRVKDLPGVRYHIIRGTLDTLGIDKRRKSRSKYGTKKPKA
- the rplA gene encoding 50S ribosomal protein L1; the protein is MKRGKKYRAAKEKVDATKVYPIEKAVELAQATSYTKFDGTIEISTKVNYKSLQNVRGTISLPHGTGKLVRVLVFCKGDKQNDAKNAGAEFVGDIDLIEKVAGGWTDFDACVATPDMMKEVGKLGPILGRKGLMPKPKAGTVTNDVAKAVAELKSGRIEYRPDKGGVVHLGVGKVSFDQTKLVENIRTVVQTLLRDKPSDAKGDYLKTFSVSPTMGAGVKVDVKELVNTSL
- the rpsG gene encoding 30S ribosomal protein S7, whose protein sequence is MSRRRGKVEPRKIQADSVYGDVNIAKFINCLMLDGKKSVAESLFYDALELIQKKTGNDPYVTFTEALENVKPQVEVKSRRVGGVTYQVPIEVRPERRLALGIRWLIRYSRDRNEKGMANKLAAEFIEAQKGTGAAIKKKEDIRKMADANKAFSHYRW
- the rpoB gene encoding DNA-directed RNA polymerase subunit beta → MYGQVERKRVNFGKITNLDYLPNLIQIQKKSFDWFLQSEVKDPTKRKNQGLEAVFRETFPIESPNNDMVMEYSHYVLGEAKKNPQECKDTDATFALPLKAVIRLIIKETGEIREQVVYMGDLPVMTEQGTFIINGAERVVVSQLHRSPGIFFSYDEERDTYSARVIPYRGSWLEFEMDNKGILVAKIDRKKKFPATLLVKSLGHGTNEEVLRLFYKSSKSKIGGASSKELKRLIGRRVIADVINMETGEVMLDAGSRINEDNISILKEMKVKEVELVEYPRDKDNPVLVNCLEKDGVNDYEDAVLKFHGIMRQGEPSTIENAEAELNRLFFSPKTFDLGDVGRYKINSKFEFNNPKEFSSAKERVLRPADIIETVRYLLNLISETENYYPDDIDHLGNRRIRSVGELIANQLKVGFTRVERVIKERMTVQEVGTQTPQLLISIKPITAVINEFFGSSQLSQFMDQTNPLAELTHKRRLNALGPGGLSRDRAGFEVRDVHYSHYGRMCPIETPEGPNIGLILSMSSYARVNDYGFLETPYRTVKNSRVGNHIEYLTADKEEYHSIAVSSSPVDEKGEFKSKLISTRHRSDYPFRSPNEIQYMDLTPMQVVSVSTALIPFLEHDDANRALMGSNMQRQAVPLLRQEAPYVGTGMETRAAYDSRICIISRHDGVVKYVDAEKVIIERKGGKESDTYDLTKFKKTNQGTCFNQTPVVGVVHSEIDGRVSKVSKEKIEVTADNGNVREYSLVSGLKQYQPIVNNGEEVRRGSTLAGQIVLGERMDENGNILQKGTVLADGPAVDNGTLALGRNVLVAFMPWEGYNFEDAILISEKVVKDDIFSSIHIEEFEIQARETKLGQEQITRDIPNLSDKAFRDLDETGVIRVGAEVKPGDILVGMVTPKGETDLTPEYKLLHSIFGEKAKEVRDSSLRMPNGFEGTVIDIKRFSRERGDELPAGVEEMVKVFVARKRKLLVGDKMAGRHGNKGVVARIMAEEDMPYMEDGTPMDIVLNPLGVPSRMNLGQIFETQLGLAASKLGINFETPVFDGATEADVEKYCKEANLPLSSKFKLYDGRTGLPFMNEVFCGYIYMLKLAHLVDDKIHARSTGPYSLVTQQPLGGKAQFGGQRLGEMEVWALEAYGASHTLQELLTIKSDDMLGRARIYEAIVKGIHSIKPGIPESFNVLVQELRGLALDIVITDSEGNSVDISDYEDEYSKSKKKIKFETIENA
- the rplL gene encoding 50S ribosomal protein L7/L12, yielding MSTTEALLEQLGKLTLVEAADLVKKMEEKFGISAAAPVAVAAAAPAAGGAAAADEPASFNVILKGFGDKKIEVIKVVREITGLGLKEAKDLVEAGGKSVKEGVAKAEADDLKKKLEAVGAQIELKAV
- the rplJ gene encoding 50S ribosomal protein L10; protein product: MPSQEKFEAVADLKGRLEKRSDFILASYSGLTVAEITDLRAKLRKEGSEMKVIKNNLFLLALKESEKHKDKNIAFGPEYQGTLAAIFADSNLPAAAKILKEYAKTNKNLILKAGYLDGSVLNGEGVEAIAGLPSREQLLAQIAGGINGPARSIASGMNQIIAGLARAIQAVAEKNNQ